A region from the Methanofollis liminatans DSM 4140 genome encodes:
- a CDS encoding MarC family protein — translation MQDLLAPLLYAFTTLFVILDPLLSVPIFVSLTAGSLPEEKARQAGIAVAVAGALMYLFLVFGLFIFDILGITLASFEVAGGILLFILGIQESLGIEFGHEGKERRSMAGVVIGTPLLCGPGAITTVVLLSTRVGAVVTGIAIGLCLGATWLVLRYAAQIQRFLGETVTDIMGKVLGMLLAAIAVKIIVDGIVGLI, via the coding sequence ATGCAGGACCTGCTCGCCCCCCTTCTCTACGCCTTCACCACGCTCTTCGTCATTCTCGACCCCCTGCTCTCGGTGCCGATCTTCGTCTCGCTCACGGCCGGGAGCCTGCCCGAGGAGAAGGCGAGACAGGCCGGGATCGCCGTCGCCGTGGCCGGCGCCCTCATGTACCTCTTCCTGGTCTTCGGGCTCTTCATCTTCGACATCCTGGGGATCACGCTCGCGAGCTTCGAGGTGGCCGGCGGGATCCTCCTCTTCATCCTGGGTATCCAGGAGTCGCTCGGGATCGAGTTCGGGCACGAGGGGAAGGAGCGGCGGTCGATGGCCGGGGTGGTGATCGGCACCCCCCTCCTCTGCGGGCCCGGGGCGATCACCACGGTCGTCCTCCTCTCCACGCGGGTGGGCGCGGTCGTCACCGGGATCGCCATCGGGCTCTGCCTCGGGGCGACCTGGCTCGTCCTCAGGTACGCCGCCCAGATCCAGCGTTTCCTCGGCGAGACCGTCACCGACATCATGGGCAAGGTGCTCGGCATGCTCCTCGCGGCGATCGCCGTGAAGATCATCGTGGACGGGATCGTCGGGCTGATCTGA